The Phaeacidiphilus oryzae TH49 region GCCTCCAGCAGCTCCACCGCCCGGTGGTAGAGCCCCGGCTCCGACGCGCCTTCCGCGCGGGCGAGTTCGGCGGTCAGCAGCGCCGACCAGGCGACCGTGACCGGCCCGTGCACCGGCTGCGCGGCGGCCGCCTCCCGGATGCGCTCCAGCAGCACGGCCCGCTCCGCCGGTCCGCCCTCGGCGCCGGGCAGGCCCCGGGCGTCGGCCAGCGAGGTGGCGCCGTGCACCAGCAGCGGCCAGGTGTAACGGGCCTGGCGGCCGCGCGGGGCGTAGTCCAGCGCGCGCTCCAGCTCGCCCCGCGCCTCGGCGTACCGGCCCTGGCGGGTGTGCAGCCGGACGGCGACGTCGAACAGCGGCAGCAGATACTGCGCCTGTTGCAGGACCACCGACTCGCGGGCCCGGCAGAGCGCCGCCGCGGCCTCCTCGACGTCGCCGCGCAGCAGCGCCAGCTCGGCGCGCAGCCGCTCGGGGAAGGTGGTGTGCTTCCGCGGGCCGGCCGGGACCTCGTCGCGCGCCCTCTCCAGCAGCACCGCCGCCTCCTCCACCCGGCCCAGGCTCAGCAGCGACTCGGCCTGGTTGCCGAGGAGCACCAGCAGGTCGGGGCTGGACCGGCCGAAGGCGGCGACGTACGCGGCCCCCTCGGCGGCCAGCCTGGCCGCGTCCTCGGAGCGGCCCAGCCCCTCGTAGACGTCGGAGAAGTTGACGTACGCCCTGCTGACCACGTCCGGGTCGGTGGACTCGCGGGCCCGGCCGAGGACCCCGACCAGGTCGTCGAAGCCCTGCACGGCCTGCCCGAAGTGGGTGCGCAGCACGGCCAGGGTGATCCGGGCGTGCAGCTCGGCGCGCTCGTCCCCCACCTCGCGGGCGATCTCCACCGCCCGCTCCGCCGTGACCAGGTCCTCCTCGTTCGGCGCGTCCACCATCTCGCAGGCGGCCAGCCGGCTCAGCACCTCGGACTGGACGGCGCTCGGCGGCAGCGCCGCCAGCAGGGCGCGGGCGCGCTGGAGTTCGGGGCGGCCGTCGCTGCGGCCGGTGGAGCCGGCCATCCGGGAGCGCTGGTACCAGAACCAGGCCGCGCGGACCGGGTCCTCCCGCTCGTCGACCAGCCGCAGGCCCTCCTTGGTCAGCACGTAGCCGCGTTCGCGCTCGCCGGAGAGCCGGGCGGCGACCACGGCCTCGGCGAGGGCGTCCAGGTAGTTGAGGGCGGAGTGGTCGTGCGACGGGTCCTCGCAGGCGCAGGCCGGGTACGACTCGGCGTAGTCGATGTCGCGGAGGCCGGCCAGCACCTCGTCGGGCACCAGGTGCCACAGTTCGAGGGCGCGGCCGAGCATCTGGAACTGCTCGGCGAAGGCGTTGCGGCGGCGGGCCGCGCGGGCCGCGTGGAGGGCGTGCGGAAGGGCGCGCGAGGGGTCGCCGGCGCAGGTCCAGTAGCGGGTGAGCCGGGCGGCCCGGGCGTCGGCGGGGACCAGCGACGGGTCGGCCTCGATCGCCTCCGCGTAGCGCCGGTTGAAGCGGCCGGACTCGCCGGGCAGCAGATCGTCCGCCACGGCCTCGCGGACCAGGGCGTGCCGGAAGCGGTAGCCGGCCCAGTCGTCGGTGGGCCGGATGATGTTGGCGTCCACCGCGCTCCGCAGCGCGGCCGCGAGCCGGTCCTCGGAGAGGTCGTCGAGGACGGCGGCGAGCAGCGCGTACTCCACCGAGGAGCCGCCCTCGGCGAGCACCCGCAGCATCCGCTGGGTGTCCTCGGGCAGCCCCTCGACGCGGACCAGCAGCAGGTCGCGGAGGGAGTCGGTGAGGCCCGATGTGCAGCCCTGCTGGTGGCTGACGGCGAGCTCCTCGACGAAGAACGGGATGCCGTCGGAGCGGCGGTGGATCCTGGCGGCGAGGGGCGCGTCCGGGGCGCTGCCAAGGATGCCGGCGAGCTGGGCGGCGACCTCGGCCCGGCCCAGCCGCGGCAGTTCGAGCCGCTGGACGGTGCGCAGCCGCTCCAGCTCGGCGAGGAACGGGCGGAGCGGATGGCGGCGGTGGAGGTCGTCGGTGCGGTAGGTGCCGACGATGACCAGGCGGTAGCCGGTGCGGATGGAGCGGATGAGGTAGAGGAGGGTCTCCCGGGTCGAGCGGTCGGCCCAGTGGAGGTCCTCCACCGCCAGGACCACCGTGCGGTCGGCGGTGATCCGCTCGAAGAGGCGGGCCAGGTGGTCGAAGAGCCTGGCCCGGCCGTACTGGTCGTGCGGTTCGGCGACCGCCTCGCCCAGCTCCGGGAGGAGGCGGGCGAGATGGCCCTCGCTGCCGGAGAGCGCGGCGTCCAGCTCCGGGCCGAGCGCGCGGTGGAGCGCCCGCAGGGCGGTGACCAGCGGTGCGTAGGGCAGGCCCTCGGCGCCGATCTCGACGCAGCCGCCGAGGGCGACGAACGCTCCCTCGGCGGCTGCCCGGGCGGTGAACTCCTCCAGCACCCTGGTCTTGCCGACGCCGGCGTCCCCGCCGATCAGCAGCGCCTGCGGCTCGCCGGCGGAGGCGCGCTCGCGGGCGGCCTCCAGCGCGGCGAGTTCCGCCGAGCGGCCGACGAAGACGGGGCTGACCGGTATGCGCTCCACGTTCTGGAGCATGCCATACGGGTCCGACAGGGCTCGACGCGTTTTCACGCCCGCAGCCACCTGCGCAGCAGGGGGCGGTGGGAGGGATCCGGTTGGGACTCCGCCGGGGCGCTCCTGACGGGCCGTACGGGGGTCGTGCGGGCCTCGGCGAGGCGGCGGGCCTGCTCGGCGCGGGCGCGGAGCTCGGCTTCCCGCATCCGGAAGTACATGATGTCTGCGGCGACGCTCATGGTGTGGGGTCAACTCCTTGGTCGGTGTCTGGAGTTGATCCTGCTCGCTGAGGTGGGGCCGGCGGATCGGGCGAGATCCCTAAGTTCCCCCCGCGGGGGGCCTTATTCCCCGGGCCCGCCCCTTCCCGAGACCGGGGGGAGGCCCCCCGGACCCCCTTAGGCCCCGGGATCTGCGCAGCAGATCAGGGGCGCGGGGAACTGCGCGGCCCGCGCGCAACGGCGCCGCAGCCGGCGACGGGGGCCGGGTCGCAACCCGTGGTCCGTTGCCGAGTGCGGCGCCGTAGGTATCCGGGCGCGCAGTTCCCCGCGCCCCTGATCTGCTGCGCAGATCCCGGGGCGGGTGCGGGCTAGACGCCGAGCTTCTCGAGGATCAGCTCCTTGACCCGGGCCGCGTCCGCCTGGCCGCGGGTGGCCTTCATCACGGCGCCCACCAGCGCGCCCGCCGCGGCGACCTTGCCGCCGCGGATCTTCTCGGCGACGCCGGGGTTGGCGGCGATGGCCTCCTCGACGGCGGTGGTCAGCGCGCCCTCGTCGGAGACGACCGCGAGGCCGCGCTTCTCGACGACCTCGTCCGGCTCGCCCTCGCCCTTCAGCACGCCGTCGATGACCTGGCGGGCCAGCTTGTCGTTGAGCTTGCCCTCCTTGACCAGGGCGGAGACCCGCGCCACCTGGGCCGGGGTGATGGGCAGGGCGGCCAGCTCGCGCTGGGTCTCGTTGGCGGTCCTGGACAGCTCGCCCAGCCACCACTTGCGGGCCTGGTCGGCCGGCGCGCCCTCGGCGATGGTCGCCTCGATGAGGTCGACCGCGCCCGCGTTCACCGCGGCCTGCATGTCCTTGTCGGAGAGGCCCCACTCGGCCTGCAGCCGGGCGCGGCGCACCCGGGGCAGCTCGGGGAGGCCGGCGCGCAGCTCCTCGACCCACTCACGCGAGGGCGCGACCGGGACCAGGTCGGGCTCAGGGAAGTAGCGGTAGTCCTCCGCCTCCTCCTTCACCCGGCCGGAGGTGGTGGTGCCGTCGTCCTCGTGGAAGTGCCGGGTCTCCTGGACGATCGTCCCGCCCTCGTCGAGGACGGCGGCGTGCCGCTCGATCTCGTACCGGACCGCCCGCTCGACGCTGCGCAGCGAGTTGACGTTCTTGGTCTCCGAGCGGGTGCCGAACTTCTCCCGGCCGATGGGGCGGAGGGAGAGGTTGACGTCGCAGCGCATCTGGCCCTGCTCCATCCGCGCCTCGGAGACGCCCAGCGCGCGGATCAGCTCGCGCAGCTCCGCGACGTACGCCCGGGCGACCTCGGGGGCCCGGCGGCCGGCGCCCTCGATCGGCTTGGTGACGATCTCGATCAGCGGGATGCCCGCCCGGTTGTAGTCCAGGAGGGAGTGGGAGGCGCCGTGGATCCGGCCGGTGGCACCGCCGACGTGGGTCGACTTGCCGGTGTCCTCCTCCATGTGGGCGCGCTCGATCTCGACCCGGAAGACCTCGCCGTCCTCCAGCTGGACGTCCAGGTAGCCGTTGAAGGCGATCGGCTCGTCGTACTGGGAGGTCTGGAAGTTCTTCGGCATGTCCGGATAGAAGTAGTTCTTCCGGGCGAACCGGCACCACTCCGCGATCTCGCAGTTGAGCGCCAGGCCGATCTTGATCGCGGACTCCACGCCGGTGGCGTTGACCACCGGCAGCGCGCCCGGGAGGCCCAGGCAGGTCGGGCAGACCTGCGAGTTGGGGGCCGCGCCGAGCTCGGTCGAGCAGCCGCAGAACATCTTGGTGCGGGTGCCCAGCTCGACGTGGACCTCCAGGCCCATCACCGGGTCGTAGGTCGCCAACGCGTCGTCGAACGACACCAGGTCGACGGTACTCACAGGAAGTGCAACTCCTTCAGATCCTTAGGAGCGGGCTGACGACGGGTCAGTCGGCCAGGATGTCGTCGTTGTTGAGGTTGCGGAGCTCGCGGATCACCAGCAGCGAGCCGGTGATCAGGGCCGCGGCGCCGACCACCGCGTTGATCAGCTTGAGGGTGTCCCGCTCCGACTTCGCCCGGCGGATCTCCTGGGTCGCCTTGAACCCGCTGAAGGCGCTGCCGCCGAGGGAGAGCAGCAGGCCCGGCTTGGAGTGCTTGAAGCCCTTCAGCGCCTGGGCCTTGCCGCCGCTCCTGGAGCCGGAGCCGGCCTTCTCGATGTCGGCGGTGCTGCCGCTGCCGTTGAACTCGCTGTGCTCGCTCTTCACAGTGCCGGTGCCTCCTCAAGCAGGGGGTGTCCCCACTTCTCGGTGAACGCTCGTTCCACCGCCGCACCTACCCGGTACAGGCGGTCGTCGGCCATCGCCGGGGCGATGATCTGAAGGCCGACCGGGAGATTGTCCTCCGGCGCCAGGCCGCAGGGCACGGACATCGCCGCGTTGCCCGCCAGGTTCGACGGAATGGTGCAGAGGTCCGCCAGGTACATCGCCATCGGGTCGTCGGCGCGCTCGCCGATCGGGAAGGCGGTGGTCGGGGTGGTCGGCGAGATCAGCACGTCCACGTCGGCGAAGGCGCGGTCGAAGTCGCGGGTGATGAGGGTGCGGACCTTCTGCGCGCTGCCGTAGTAGGCGTCGTAGTACCCGGAGGAGAGGGCGTAGGTGCCCAGCATGATCCGGCGCTTCACCTCGGGGCCGAAGCCGGCCTCGCGGGTGAGGGCGGTGACGTCCTCGGCGGAGCGCGTGCCGTCGTCGCCGACCCGGAGGCCGTAGCGCATGGCGTCGAACCGGGCCAGGTTGGACGAGCACTCGGAGGGGGCGATCAGGTAGTACGCCGGGAGGGCGTAGGTGAAGGAGGGACAGGAGACCTCGACCACCTCGGCGCCCAGCTCGCGGAGGAGCTCCACCGACTCGTTGAAGCGCTGCATGACTCCGGGCTGGTAGCCCTCGCCGCCGAACTCCTTGACGACGCCGATCCGCATGCCGTCCACGCTGCCGTTGCGGGCGGCCTCGACCACCGGCGGGACCGGGGCGTCGATGGAGGTGGAGTCCAGCGGGTCGTGGCCGGCGATCGCCTCGTGGAGGAGGGCCGCGTCCAGCACCGTGCGGGCGCAGGGGCCGCCCTGGTCCAGGGAGGAGGAGAAGGCGATCAGGCCGTAGCGGGAGACCGCGCCGTAGGTCGGCTTCACCCCGACGGTGCCGGTGACGGCGCCGGGCTGGCGGATCGAGCCGCCGGTGTCGGTGCCGATCGCGAGGGGGGCCTCGTAGGCGGCGAGGGCCGCGGCCGAGCCGCCGCCGGAGCCGCCGGGGATCCGGGCCAGGTCCCAGGGGTTGCCGGTGGGGCCGTAGGCGGAGTTCTCGGTGGAGGAGCCCATCGCGAACTCGTCCATGTTGGTCTTGCCGAGGATGACCACGTCGGCGTCCTTGAGACGCTTGGTCAGCGTGGCGTCGTAGGGCGGGATCCAGCCCTCGAGGATCTTGGATCCGGCGGTCGTCGGGATGCCCTCGGTGGTGAAGACGTCCTTGAGGGCGAGCGGGACGCCGGCCAGGGGGCCGAGCTTCTCGCCGGCCTCCCGCTTGGCGTCCACGGCGCGGGCCTGGGCGAGGGCGCCGTCCGCGTCCACGTGGAGGAAGGCGTGCACCTTGCCGTCGACCGCGGCGATCCGGTCCAGGTGGGCCTGGGTGACCTCGACCGCGGTGACCTTGCCGGCGGCGACGGCCTCGGCGGTCTCGGCCGCGGTCCAGCGGGTGATGTCGGTGGCGGGCATCGGGTGTCAGTCCTCCCCGAGGATCTGGGGCACGCGGAAACGCTCTTCCTCCTGGGCGGGGGCTCCGGAGAGCGCCTGCTGCGGCGTCAGCGAAGGACGCACCTCGTCCTTCCGCCAGACGTTGGTGAGCGGGAGGGGGTGCGAGGTCGGCGGGACGTCTTCTGCGGCGATCTCGCTGACGCGGGCTACCGCGTCGACGATGTCGTTGAGCTGGTCGGCGAAGTGGTCGAGCTCTTCGCTCTTCAGCTCCAGACGCGACAGCCGGGCGAGGTGGGCGACCTCCTCGCGCGTGATGCCAGGCATGCGGCGATTCCTCAGGGTGAGATCTCGGGTGTGGTCCGGCCCCCATCCTACGGACCCGCGGGGGCGGGCTGCGCGGGGCTTTCCCGGGGGTGCCCCGGATGACGCCCGACGGGCGAACCGGCGGCGCCCTACGGGCTCATCGGCGCGCTGTTCGCGCGCACCCGGAGCCAGGCCGTCGCCTGGTCGGCCGGCAGCGCCGCGGAGACCAGCCAGCCCTGGACCGCGTCGCAGCCCATCGCGCTGAGCCGGTCCCAGGTCTCGTCGTCCTCGACGCCCTCGGCGACCACCGTGAGCCCCAGCGAGTGCGCCAGCTGCACCGAGCAGCGGACCACCGCCGCGTCGTGGTCGTCGGCGACCATCCGGGAGACGAAGGAGCGGTCTATCTTCAGCTCGCCCACCGGCAGCCTGCGCAGCCGGACCAGCGAGGAGTACCCGGTGCCGAAGTCGTCCAGGGACATCCCGATCCCGTGCCGGCGGAGCTCCTCCAGGGTGTCGGAGGCGAGTTGCCCGTCCTCCAGCAGGAGCCGCTCGGTGATCTCCAGGAGGAGGGCGCACGGCGGGAGCCCGTAGCGGGCGAGGCGGTCGGCGACCGAGGCCGCGAAACCCGGACGGAGCATGTCGCGCGGTGAGACGTTGACGGCGACCTGGATCGGCAGGCCCTGGCCGTGCCAGTCGGCGAGCTGCCGGACGGCGGCGTCCAGCACGTAGTCGGTGAGGTGCGGCATCAGGCCGCTGGACTCGGCGAGGCCGACGAACTCCTCGGGGCTGACCGGGCCGCGCCCGGCCCGGTCCCAGCGGACCAGCGCCTCCAGGCCGACGACCTGGCCGTCGAAGGCCACCTTCGGCTGGTAGTGGAGCTCGACCTCCGCGGTGTCCAGCGCCCGGCGGAGGTCGCCGAGGAGGCCGAGCCGGAGCGGCGTCTCGGCGTCCCGCTCGGGGGCGTAGCACTCGACGCCGCTGCGGGCGCGCTGCGCCTGGCCCATGGCCACGTCCGCGCGGCGGATCAGGGTCTCGGCGTTCTCGGCGTGGTCCGGCCAGGCGGCGACGCCGGCGCTGGTCTCGATCACCAGGTGCAGCCCGTCCAGGCTGAGCGGGGCGGCGAGTTCGGTGGAGAGCGCCCGGGCGGTGGCCTCCAGGGCCGGCAGGTCGGGGACGTCCGGCAGCAGGACGGCGAACTCGTCGCCGCCGAGCCGGGCGGTGAGCGCGCCGGGGCCGACCGCCTGTCGCAGCCGCTCGCCGATCCTGACCAGCAGCCGGTCGCCGGCCGCGTGGCCGAGGGTGTCGTTGAGGGCGCGGAAGCGGTCGACGTCGAGGAGGATCAGCCCGACCCGCTCGTCCTCCCGTTCCCGCGCCTTGGCGCGGGCCAGCGCACCGCGCACGGCGGCCAGCATCGCCTGGCGGTTGGGCAGCCCCGTGAGCGGATCGGTGAGCTGGTCGCGCGCCCGGCCGCGGGCGATCCACCAGGCGGTGACCAGCACCGCCAGCGGTACCGCGAAGAGCGGCAGCAGGCCCGGCGCCGAGGCGCCGACCACGAGCCCCAGCGGGATCAGCGGCGCCCCGCCGAGCACCAGCACCAGCGCTCCCAGCAGAAGCGGCCCGGTCGCCGTCCCGTCTCCCACACCGTGCACCAGCCACAGCGTCGCCGCCCGGGCCCTTTCCCCGGCAGCCCCCCGAAGTCGCCGCATCCACTGCCTCCGTCCGCCCCCTGCAGCACGCCGCCGTGTCGCCGGGCGCAGCGACGGCTCAGCTGCGCGGCATGCAGCCAGCAGCCGCGCACCGCCCCGTGGGGGCAGGCGACCGAGGACGCCCGGCGGGCGGCGGACGGACCTCGCGGGAGCCGACCGGCCTGCCGGGCACCCGCCGTACTGAGGAGTCCCCGCGCCGGTCCGCACAGCCCGGCGTCAGCCCGCTCGCGACGGGCTGTCTTCAAGCGTAAAGCCGCACTCCCCCGCTGCGCCCCGAATCGGACAGACGCGTCCGAGCGCTGACGCTACCGGCCAGTCGGTCGTAGGATGCGCACCCCACGCGCCCATTTGCCCAGAGGGCGCGCGAAGCAGCGGACGCGGAAGGGGAACTGACGGTTCCTCACCGCGGCCGGGGCGCTACTCGCCGGCCTCGCCGGTGCCCGCCTCGCCGGCCTCGTCGCCGGCCTCGTCGCCGCCGCCCCCGGCGGGCTCCTCCGCCGCCTCCGCGCGCTCCTGGAACCAGGCGAGGGCCGCGTCCGGGCCCTCCTCCAGGAGGACGTCGAACCCGTCGTCGTCCAGCACCGGGCGGCCGAGCTGGACCGCCTTGTCGTACTTGGTCCCGGGGTTCTCGCCGACCACCACGAAGTCGGTCTTCTTGGAGACCGAGCCGGTGACCTTGGCGCCGCGCTGCTGGAGGGCCTCCTTGGCGCTGTCCCGGGTGTAGCCGGTGAGAGTGCCGGTGACCACGACGGTCAGGCCTTCGAGCGGACGGGGCCCGGTGTCCTCCCCCGCCTCCTCCTCCAGGCGTACGCCGGCCGCGCGCCAGCGCTCGACGATCTCGCGGTGCCAGTCCTCCGCGAACCACTGCTTGATGGAGGCGGCGATGGTCGGGCCGACGCCCTCGACCGCGGCCAGCTCCTCCTCGCTCGCCTCGGCGATCCGGTCCAGGGAGCGGAACTCGCGGGCGAGTTCGGCCGCCGCGACCGGGCCGACGTGCCGGATGGAGAGCCCCGCGATGATCCGGGCGAGCGGGCGCTCCTTGGCCGCCTGGAGGTTGTCGAGGAGGGCGGTGGCGGTCTTCTTGGGCTCGCCCTTGAGGTTGGCGAAGAAGGTGACGACCTTCTCCTCGCCGGTCTTCTCGTCCCGCTTGGGCAGGCCGGTGTCCGGGTCGCGGACGACCACCTTGATCGGGAGGAGCTCCTCGATGGTGAGGTCGAAGAGGCCGCCCTCGTCGGTGAGCGGCGGCTCGGCCGGCTCCAGCGGCTGGGTGAGGGCGGTGGCGGCGACGTAGCCGAGCGCCTCGATGTCCAGGCACCTGCGGCCGGCCAGGTAGAACAGCCGCTCGCGCAGCTGGGCGGGGCAGGAGCGGGCGTTGGGGCAGCGCAGGTCGACGTCGCCCTCGGACATCGGGCGCAGCTCCGTACCGCACTCCGGGCACTCGGCGGGCATCACGAACTCCCGCTCGGAGCCGTCCCGCAGGTCGGCGACCGGGCCGAGGACCTCGGGGATGACGTCCCCGGCCTTCCGCAGCACGACGGTGTCGCCGATCAGCACTCCCTTGGCCTTGACCACGTCCTGGTTGTGGAGGGTGGCGAGCTCGACCACCGAACCGGCCACCTTGACCGGCTCCATCACCGCGTACGGGGTGGCCCGGCCGGTGCGGCCGACCGAGACCCGGATGTCCAGGAGCTTGGTGTTGACCTCCTCCGGCGGGTACTTCCAGGCGATCGCCCAGCGGGGGGCGCGGGAGGTGGCGCCGAGCCGGCCCTGGAGGGCGATCTCGTCGACCTTGACGACCACGCCGTCGATCTCGTGCTCCACCGAGTGCCGGTTCTCGCCGTAGTAGGCGATGAACTCCTTCACCTCGGCCAGCGACCCGAGCACCTTGTTGTACGCCGCGGTGGGCAGGCCCCAGGCGCGGAGGAGGTCGTAGGCCTGCGACTGGTACTCGATGTCGAAGCCGCGG contains the following coding sequences:
- a CDS encoding helix-turn-helix transcriptional regulator encodes the protein MLQNVERIPVSPVFVGRSAELAALEAARERASAGEPQALLIGGDAGVGKTRVLEEFTARAAAEGAFVALGGCVEIGAEGLPYAPLVTALRALHRALGPELDAALSGSEGHLARLLPELGEAVAEPHDQYGRARLFDHLARLFERITADRTVVLAVEDLHWADRSTRETLLYLIRSIRTGYRLVIVGTYRTDDLHRRHPLRPFLAELERLRTVQRLELPRLGRAEVAAQLAGILGSAPDAPLAARIHRRSDGIPFFVEELAVSHQQGCTSGLTDSLRDLLLVRVEGLPEDTQRMLRVLAEGGSSVEYALLAAVLDDLSEDRLAAALRSAVDANIIRPTDDWAGYRFRHALVREAVADDLLPGESGRFNRRYAEAIEADPSLVPADARAARLTRYWTCAGDPSRALPHALHAARAARRRNAFAEQFQMLGRALELWHLVPDEVLAGLRDIDYAESYPACACEDPSHDHSALNYLDALAEAVVAARLSGERERGYVLTKEGLRLVDEREDPVRAAWFWYQRSRMAGSTGRSDGRPELQRARALLAALPPSAVQSEVLSRLAACEMVDAPNEEDLVTAERAVEIAREVGDERAELHARITLAVLRTHFGQAVQGFDDLVGVLGRARESTDPDVVSRAYVNFSDVYEGLGRSEDAARLAAEGAAYVAAFGRSSPDLLVLLGNQAESLLSLGRVEEAAVLLERARDEVPAGPRKHTTFPERLRAELALLRGDVEEAAAALCRARESVVLQQAQYLLPLFDVAVRLHTRQGRYAEARGELERALDYAPRGRQARYTWPLLVHGATSLADARGLPGAEGGPAERAVLLERIREAAAAQPVHGPVTVAWSALLTAELARAEGASEPGLYHRAVELLEATGLLYPLCEALYRAAEAEAAAGQERREEAARLLRRADEVARRRGDLHLQGEILLLAGRTRLPLEEQQPKPAERQEAADADPLDGYGLTRRERDVLRLVVEGRSNRGIAEELYISPKTASVHVSHILGKLAVGSRGEAAALAHRLRLLPG
- the gatB gene encoding Asp-tRNA(Asn)/Glu-tRNA(Gln) amidotransferase subunit GatB; this translates as MSTVDLVSFDDALATYDPVMGLEVHVELGTRTKMFCGCSTELGAAPNSQVCPTCLGLPGALPVVNATGVESAIKIGLALNCEIAEWCRFARKNYFYPDMPKNFQTSQYDEPIAFNGYLDVQLEDGEVFRVEIERAHMEEDTGKSTHVGGATGRIHGASHSLLDYNRAGIPLIEIVTKPIEGAGRRAPEVARAYVAELRELIRALGVSEARMEQGQMRCDVNLSLRPIGREKFGTRSETKNVNSLRSVERAVRYEIERHAAVLDEGGTIVQETRHFHEDDGTTTSGRVKEEAEDYRYFPEPDLVPVAPSREWVEELRAGLPELPRVRRARLQAEWGLSDKDMQAAVNAGAVDLIEATIAEGAPADQARKWWLGELSRTANETQRELAALPITPAQVARVSALVKEGKLNDKLARQVIDGVLKGEGEPDEVVEKRGLAVVSDEGALTTAVEEAIAANPGVAEKIRGGKVAAAGALVGAVMKATRGQADAARVKELILEKLGV
- the gatA gene encoding Asp-tRNA(Asn)/Glu-tRNA(Gln) amidotransferase subunit GatA — translated: MPATDITRWTAAETAEAVAAGKVTAVEVTQAHLDRIAAVDGKVHAFLHVDADGALAQARAVDAKREAGEKLGPLAGVPLALKDVFTTEGIPTTAGSKILEGWIPPYDATLTKRLKDADVVILGKTNMDEFAMGSSTENSAYGPTGNPWDLARIPGGSGGGSAAALAAYEAPLAIGTDTGGSIRQPGAVTGTVGVKPTYGAVSRYGLIAFSSSLDQGGPCARTVLDAALLHEAIAGHDPLDSTSIDAPVPPVVEAARNGSVDGMRIGVVKEFGGEGYQPGVMQRFNESVELLRELGAEVVEVSCPSFTYALPAYYLIAPSECSSNLARFDAMRYGLRVGDDGTRSAEDVTALTREAGFGPEVKRRIMLGTYALSSGYYDAYYGSAQKVRTLITRDFDRAFADVDVLISPTTPTTAFPIGERADDPMAMYLADLCTIPSNLAGNAAMSVPCGLAPEDNLPVGLQIIAPAMADDRLYRVGAAVERAFTEKWGHPLLEEAPAL
- the gatC gene encoding Asp-tRNA(Asn)/Glu-tRNA(Gln) amidotransferase subunit GatC, whose product is MPGITREEVAHLARLSRLELKSEELDHFADQLNDIVDAVARVSEIAAEDVPPTSHPLPLTNVWRKDEVRPSLTPQQALSGAPAQEEERFRVPQILGED
- the ligA gene encoding NAD-dependent DNA ligase LigA yields the protein MPDVPAEARERHAQLAQEVEDHRFRYYVRDAPTVSDAEFDALMRELEGLEEEYPPLRTPDSPTQRVGGTYSNDFAEVQHLERMLSLDNAFADEELDAWADRVQKELAGTGFHYLCELKVDGTAIDLVYENGRLVRAATRGDGRTGEDVTANVRTIAEIPEQLRGDQGHPVPELVEVRGEIYFPLEDFERLNAQLVEAGEKPFANPRNSASGSLRQKDPRITATRPLHMVVHGIGARRGFDIEYQSQAYDLLRAWGLPTAAYNKVLGSLAEVKEFIAYYGENRHSVEHEIDGVVVKVDEIALQGRLGATSRAPRWAIAWKYPPEEVNTKLLDIRVSVGRTGRATPYAVMEPVKVAGSVVELATLHNQDVVKAKGVLIGDTVVLRKAGDVIPEVLGPVADLRDGSEREFVMPAECPECGTELRPMSEGDVDLRCPNARSCPAQLRERLFYLAGRRCLDIEALGYVAATALTQPLEPAEPPLTDEGGLFDLTIEELLPIKVVVRDPDTGLPKRDEKTGEEKVVTFFANLKGEPKKTATALLDNLQAAKERPLARIIAGLSIRHVGPVAAAELAREFRSLDRIAEASEEELAAVEGVGPTIAASIKQWFAEDWHREIVERWRAAGVRLEEEAGEDTGPRPLEGLTVVVTGTLTGYTRDSAKEALQQRGAKVTGSVSKKTDFVVVGENPGTKYDKAVQLGRPVLDDDGFDVLLEEGPDAALAWFQERAEAAEEPAGGGGDEAGDEAGEAGTGEAGE